The genomic window GAATGCAATTCTCAAGTCTTGCTTATAGTGTCCAGAtacctttcctttccattttgccCAGTGATACCTCCTGTCATCTCTTTCAGTGCTTCATGAACTCAATCCTGCAGTGCCTGAGCAACACCCGGGAGCTGAGAGATTATTGCCTCCAAAGGCTCTACCTCCGTGACCTCAATAGCAGCAGCCATGCACATACAGCCCTTATGGAGGGTGAGGAATCTTTGCACAGTTGTCCTTTAAATCTTGCTTTCTGGaaacccattttcttttctttctgtaacAGCTGCTTTAGCCATTGTCTGGTCTCTTCTTTGGTGTCCCTTTGGATATGGCctctgccattttccttttttggcatcTGCCTACTTTTGTTAGGGCTCCAGTTTTAGAGACCCTTAATGAAAGATTAATGGACTCTCTTGAGCCCTAGCATTTTCAGACACTTTTTCCTCCCAATAGAATTTGCAAAATTGATCCAGACCATATGGACTTCTTCAGCTAATGATGTGGTGAGCCCATCAGAATTCAAGACCCAGATCCAGAGATTTGCACCCCGATTCGTTGGCTATAAGTAAGGCTTCTGCAGAGAGATGTCTCTTCCCAGGGTGGGTGAAGGGGACAGTTGAGAACTTCTGGGGAAATGTATATGACCTACTTGCACTACCCCTCCACCCTTTactatcttcctttctctttgttcaGTCAGCAGGATGCTCAAGAGTTCCTTCGTTTTCTACTTGATGGACTCCACAATGAGGTGAACCGGGTCACAGTAAGGCCGAAGTCCAACCCTGAGAACCTCGATCACCTTCCGTAAGTGAGAGAAGATAATGGGCGAAAAAAAATGGGTTCTTGCCTTTCCCCACAAAAGCAAAAGACTCCAGGGAAATGACCAGGAAAACCAAAGTAGGATAGATCTTACATTAGATTGAGTGCCAGTTCGGATCACTGCTTCTATTGCACTTGTGGTTTATCTGgactgtaactttttttttttaatcttcttcttTTTGGGCCCCACAGTGatgaggagaaagggagacaaatGTGGAGGAAATATCTGGAACGGGAAGACAGTCGAATTGGGGGTGAGTGCTGGAAATCCTATGTGGGGGATATTGAGTTTGTTACTTTGCACCTGAGCAGTTGGAGAAAGCCCCAGAAATAATATCCTGACTATCACTGTGACTCCCAGGATTTAGTATTTGGTGGCAGTATCATTAGGATTCTGACTAGACATGAGAGCACATAATGTGCAGTGCTGCATGTCCTTAGCCTCCTTGCTTATGTCTCACTTCCATCTTTTCCCCAGATCTCTTTGTTGGGCAGCTAAAGAGCTCCCTGACATGTACCGAGTGTGGTTATTGCTCTACCGTCTTTGACCCCTTCTGGGACCTCTCCCTACCCATTGCTAAGGTAATTCTGGCTGTTAGCCCACTTCTGAAACTCCCCATCCTTTCCTCTCCATGGCCTCTTACCTTAGCTCTGTATCCTCCTAGCGGGGCTATCCTGAGGTGACTCTGATGGACTGTATGAGGCTCTTCACCAAAGAGGATGTGCTTGATGGAGATGAGAAACCAGTAAGTGATGCTTTCCTGTGGATAAGCAATAAACTATCTGCTATTCGGCTGCTCAAGCCATTGGGTTCACTACCATCAGGTCctatatataaattttccccacaACTCATCTATTTTTCTCATGCTTTCAGACATGCTGTCGCTGCCGAGCCAGAAAAAGGTGTATAAAGAAATTCTCCATCCAGAAGTTCCCAAAGATCTTGGTGCTCCGTATCCTTAGAACCTAACAAGAAAGGCACCTTGGTTTGGTGGGGAGGGTAAAAGGTAATGAAATGGGAAGATGTGAGAGTGATACAGGAATGGAACAATGAAATTGTTCAATATTGTATGAAGTAAATAGGTGGTGAGAGGTTTGGAGCAAATTCAAATCCTTCCCCAGATACTTGCTgttatgaccctgggtgagtcacttaacctctgtctcaatttcctcatctctataatGGGTATTACCATAGCACCTACCTTCAAGGGTTATTGTGGGGTTCAAAAGAGATCATCCTAAAGCACTTAAAGCAGTTCCTGGCACAAAGCAAGTgctgtggggcagctaggtgggttcagtgaatagagagccagacctggagatgggagtcctgggttcaaaactggccttaggTACgccctcactgtgtgaccctggataagtcactgcctaccccttactattcttctgccttggaatcaattcttaatatcagttctcagatggaaggtaagggtttttttaaacaaacgAAAGAGGTGCTTTACAAATGATagctgttgtttttttctttcttgcccaCTTTTCTGCTTCCTAAAAACAAGAAAGCTCAAGGACTCCTGTATTCATTATTTGGACTTTGTTCttatccagcacttagcatagtaccatTTACTTAGTAGACAATAAGTGTTTGAAGAATAAATACTGCCCTCTCCACCCTTGACTCGAACCAATTCCAGATCTAAAGCGATTCTCAGAATCCAGGATACGAACCAGCAAACTCACAACATTTGTGAACTTCCCCCTGAGAGACCTGGACTTGAGAGAATTTGCCTCAGAGAACACCAGTGAGTGTCTTAACAAAACCTGAATGGGAAGAAAGGCCAGCTGGGAAGGGAAGGTGGGAGTGAGAGGAAAGGCTGGAGGGTGGCGCACGAGGGCCTGCCGCTCTGACTGTGCTCACTTCTTGTTTAGACCACGCTGTTTACAACCTGTATGCTGTGTCCAATCACTCTGGAACCACCATGGGCGGCCACTACACTGCCTATTGTCGGAGTCCAGTGACCGGAGAGTGGCACACTTTCAATGACTCCAGGTGAGTGGTCTCTGCCCGTGGAGGCTGCAGGGTGCTGGGCTCCAGTGAGagaggcttgggggggggggggggggctggagagTTTTAGTGAGCCAGCCCAGGTGTTGGGGGCGGGTCTGACCTCAACACTGACTGTCCCTCCTTTCTCCACAGCGTCACACCCATGTCCTCCAGCCAAGTGCGAAGCAGTGATGCCTATTTGCTCTTTTACGAACTGGCCAGTCCACCCTCCCGTATGTAGCGGCAGGGGCGCCACACCCCACCTCCCCCTCCCCGTGGCAGCCCCACATcccaagtttttttaaaaagacaaaaaaaaagaaactgcaaATGAAagcgaaagagagagagagagtaataaactaaaataaagcTGCCGAGCAGGAGTTTAtgcagcctggtcagagcccgGGAGACAGGAGCTAGGTGTTCCCGAGGCTCACCCAGGCCTGGCCGGGGGAAAGCTAGAGGACGAGGAGACTGGAGTCAGCAAGGCGCTCCCTCGGCTTCtcgtgttttcttttttcaaacctGTGTTTTCCATGTGTGTAATAAATAACAGCAGTTTGTGGGGAGAAGGCCCTCATCCATTTGCTGCTGTCTCCAGCCTCCGACCCCTCCTGAGGAATCCACACCCTCGGGAGCCCAACTAGGAGGACCGCTGCCTGGACATGCTGGCTCTGCAGAGAGGAGACCCCGTCCCCGCACAGCCAGCCGACAGAGTCACACGTGAGCCAAGAGGCCTCCTGACGCTGCTAACTCCAGAGGAACTGATTgtgggatattttttttttttttgaaacaagcagtttttgtttttaaaagcccaattttcttttttctttctttttgtttttcaaacaaCTACAAGCAGAGTTCTCAAACTGGAGATGTTCTCCTGTATGCCTCTTTGCAAGCTGGGGAGTtgtgttggttttattttttaacttgtcAAGCACAACTTTTTCTAACAATAGCCCCCAGTGGTGCTAGGCAGGTATGTCAGCAGGGCCCCGGGCACAGCCATTATAGAACTGGCATCTTAACacgttttaggattttttttttaagctttttggATGGATCCTAGTTGCCTCTGAGAATTGTGCCTTACAGCATTTGGGGACTAGGGGAATGCCCTTCCTAGATATATCCCTCTGCCttgttttcccttcccccagTGCCATGCTCAAACCTGCTGGGGGAATAGGAGCTCCTCTTCCTTTACACCACTGACTTATTTCACAGTGCAGTGAGATGAAGGAGGCAAGTCAGTAAGGAGAACTTATCTCATGACAAGGTGTCTGATTCTCCCTACCCACTTCCTCCAATCAATCTATGGTTCCACTCCCCAGGTATTTAAAGGACAATACAAACCACATTTCCCTGGCACCATTcccagttttttcttttaatttattcccttcttccctttcttccccttcttccctcagAGCTTCTCAGACATAGGCCCCTTGGACTGAGTTTCTCAGGGACACTGCCCCTTTAGCTCCTTTTGGCATCAGTCTTCAGTACCATCCTGAGAGCTACAACCATGAGTGCTTTGGGACATGCTGCCTCAACCCTTAGcgtttctccctcccccccaaccccccaaggGCCTGGTTCTGCCCTTAGGTAGATGGACACAACTCCACTGGGTCTCTGGAAAGGAAGATTATTCAGCCCCGAGGAACTGAGCTCCGTGGGTTCCCTCCCCCACCAGCAGACCCAGGATCAACTTGTGCTCCTCAGATTGAGGCACTCCAGTGCATTAAGGGGAGAACCCTATAGGTTTAGCTGGCCTGACCCCCTTCTTCAGGGGAGACCTGTAAACCTGAGCCAAGGGGCTGGTGTACACTTGCTTACTGTGTAAGCAAGAGTAAGAGAGAATGTCTAATGTACAGTGGAACCTTGTACAGAATAAATTTTAgctttgagaaaaaaatactagCCTTTTTTATGAGTCAACTGTTGACTTGGGGGAGGGCTAATATATCCAGAGTCTAGGTGACCAACCAAGCCTCCTTGGGTATCAGATATTCTACCCCTAGTGAAGTATATTGGACAATCAGTCATTGCACATTCTAGAATCTCAGGACTAGAAAAGGTCTCCTaggttatctaatccaacccctccTTGATAGGAGCTGGTCATCCAGTCTCCACTTGGAAACCTCCGGGTTGAATATGTTTCCTAAGGTAACACATCCCATTGTTAGCTCAAATGATCAAAAAGGTCTTTCTCCGAATCTGGCTTCCCATGACCACCTGCTCTTTGGCCCTGTTCTCCGACAACACGCTAGGACCTCAGTTGCCTCACCTTAAATAAGGTGAAGCTTGATTAGATCTTTGCCACCCTTTCAATGTCCAAAGTTCCATAACTTGAATCTCTTTTTAATAGGCAACCTAACCTTTCCCCTTCTAAGCAGTCTATATGAAAGACCACCCATTGATAACAGAAGTAACTATTTAAATCAAGAATCCCATGCCTGCAAGATTGCGAAACTTTACGGAATTATCAACATTTGTGTTAGGATAAAGTAAAACCTTGCCCGCCCTATGCAGTAGTAGCAGTCTTTTTTTTCAGCTTTATGTAATATAACCTTGCCTCTTAAGAGTCCTTTTACTTTAGACTTGTGCCCTGTAATTTTGAATACTTTTCCTCTGGTTAGTCTAGCATTTGCACTCTGGACCTTGTTGGAGTCACTGCAACTTAAGATGAAGTTGAAATTCCCCTTCTCTTAGCCATCATTTGTTCCACACTGCACCAACCACAAGGCCATAAAAAAGCCCCTAAGATCCCCAAAACTACAGTTTCATTAGGGAAATGGCATGCCCCTACCTTACTGGCCCTTCCCACCCCACATTCTGCTGTCTCCCTTTCTTTAGGCAGCTACATACGAAGCGAAGTTTATGGATCCAGAGGAAAAATGCAaactagcccttgcccttctggaGCTTCTcttcttggggtgggggggaggggcgtATGAGTTCCTTTGAAGAAGAGAACTGGGGAACAGAGGTTTCATTTAAGAGAAGGGCACCTAGGCTGAGTCGAAGGAAGCTAGAGTTTCTATGGGAGGAATACAGATGGGTCTTGTTCGGGGAGTAAGTAGTGTGATTATTTGACTCCAGCAGAGTACAGTAAAGAATATGAACTATCCAGAGCCATATGTCCTAGAAGGAGGTAGAGGAAACACAATAaagctgaacttggagtcaggaggacctgaattcaaatcctaactgATATTTAGccatgtgacctgggcaagtcaattagcctCTGAATGCCTCCATCTACCccctctctaaaatggggataatagcacctacctccaaggtggttgtgaagatcaaataagataacatgttccggtgctttgaaaatcttaaaagtcCTCTATTAATGCAAACTTAAGCTAGGACTATTATTACAGAAGAGCTAGCTTATTGAAGGGCTTTAGGTGCCAGACTGAGGGAGGCTGCATTTCATCCTATATGCAGTCAAGAGGCGCTGAAGAGTTTAGAGAACTTGAGTTACAATAGTTTGGGCAGCTGTAAGGAAGAGGGATCAGGGGAAAAAGGAAGCCAGAGCAAAGCTATTGACAAGGGCCTGAACTAGCTAGTGTAGCTACGGGGGGATAAAGAGACCAGAGATGGAGAAGATGCTGCTCAGTGGTTATGGGAGGggtgaagagaagaagaaaggggaactTCAGTGTTGTAAACACcggagctgggggagggggggtctcCACAAGGAGGGAAGTCCCGAGGAGGGGTCTAGGGATCATGGTAAGTTCTATCTTGAACCCATCGAGTTTGGAGTAGCCAATGGACAGCAAGAAATGAGGGCCTGGCATCTGGCAGAGAGGTTAGCACCAGCTACGGACTCATCCATGTAGAGAGGATCATGGAACCCTTGGGAATTTATAGACCCCAAAAAAACATACAGGCAGAGAAGAGGACTCATGGTCCAATATTTTTATAGGAAAGAAGCACAGATAGGACCAATAATCACCCCCATCCCATGGCAGGGGAAAGAAGCTTTTGCCAGGGCTTTTTCTCTTAAAGCATTCGCCACCTTTGAACCCCTTAGGAACTTATCCTAACATCCAGAGGCCTACTTGGTGGTGGAAAGCACAATCCAATTCCTCAGCTTCGAAATACTAAAACCTATACAATATGCTTTATACCTTAGCTGGATGGCAGGGGCACCTACAAAAAGCACTTACTTTCTATTTGCAGCGAGCCTAGTGTTCTGTGAAAtcaaactggaaaagaaattggGTGTCAAactggaaagaaataaaagatactattctttttttttattagctttTTACTGGTAAAGTCAGGGGAAAACTTAGTTTATTTCTTCAAGGTAGAtagattttcctcatttttcaattgaacCAAAAAGCATGTCATGGGACAGGCAAACAAAGACATTCCCCACCCTTGAAAAACATATTCTTTTGCTGGTGGCTAGAGCAGTGTGATAGTTAGAAATGCTTTTCTGTTGATAGTCCTTCTTTGTATCTTCTAATGGCTTCCCTTCCTCTTGAGTTCTTTAACTCAAGGCTCCATCCTTACTTCCTACTTCTGATCTAAGAATTAGGGGGTTAACGGGGGACACAATATACATGAATGACCGAAGGAAGAGGGTGAAGTGCAAAACAGAGGTCCATGCAGAGAGAGGGTCACAAGGGAGCAAGAGATACTTTCAGTGGCTTCTATGTGTATTGGTGGGGAAAGGAAAGGCTTCAAACAAGTTGGATTTTGAAGAAAAAGGACCTCAAGACAGGAGTAAAAGGGACTCTGCTCCAGGAACTGAGGATACAGAGTAATCCAATTTAGCTAAAACATTGCAGAGGAACTGAATACTTTCCACTGAGGTGGAAAGGTAAGTTGAAGCAAAACTCTGGGTAGACTTGAATGTCAAGTTCAATACATGATAGGGAGTCATGGAAGGTTTCTGAGTAGAGGAGGGTATTAGATTACTCAGGAAGTGAAGAATGGTGTGGAAAGGGAAGAAACTGGAGGAGAGGTCTATTAGGAAGTCATTCAGTGGTCTTCAGTAGAAAACCCTTTCCTTCAGATGATCTATAAAGTTCATTTGCATTTCCTGAACTTAGGAAAAAGTAGCCTTCCATAATCATTTTACTTCTACTTACCAGCTCTGGAAACTTAGAATCAGggagcaagaactagaaaggaaaAACTTCTTTACTCATGTCATGGGAAGAAGTTGTATGCAAGGGGACAGAGTACCTTGAGAAGAAGAAAATCcttgaggagaagaaagagactgcacccattttacagaaactcctgaagggggggaggggaggaaaagagcaaGGCTGGTGAGACCAAAGCCTTAGAAATGGCAAACGTGGAGTCTTGACAAATGCTCAGGCTTCCCTTCTCCCCGCCAAAAACCTTCCCTTATCCCAGCTACATCCTCACTCCTTTGTCCCATTTCTAGCCTCCCCTTAACTTCCAAGGAAGggtagcactatataaatgctaacatCATTATATTGTTATTTACACTTGATGTCCTTATTTCCTTACCAAGTACTTACTCCCTAATACCTT from Monodelphis domestica isolate mMonDom1 chromosome 4, mMonDom1.pri, whole genome shotgun sequence includes these protein-coding regions:
- the USP2 gene encoding ubiquitin carboxyl-terminal hydrolase 2 isoform X2; amino-acid sequence: MDAPRLSDVRTYGAWPDSPGTLCGDYPLGGAVFLGRSSLGPLAEVGRGGQEPGPRSPLRQLLLTAPRQCQAGLTRSSMPVFGLAHPPLENQTSKSTQGLAGLRNLGNTCFMNSILQCLSNTRELRDYCLQRLYLRDLNSSSHAHTALMEEFAKLIQTIWTSSANDVVSPSEFKTQIQRFAPRFVGYNQQDAQEFLRFLLDGLHNEVNRVTVRPKSNPENLDHLPDEEKGRQMWRKYLEREDSRIGDLFVGQLKSSLTCTECGYCSTVFDPFWDLSLPIAKRGYPEVTLMDCMRLFTKEDVLDGDEKPTCCRCRARKRCIKKFSIQKFPKILVLHLKRFSESRIRTSKLTTFVNFPLRDLDLREFASENTNHAVYNLYAVSNHSGTTMGGHYTAYCRSPVTGEWHTFNDSSVTPMSSSQVRSSDAYLLFYELASPPSRM
- the USP2 gene encoding ubiquitin carboxyl-terminal hydrolase 2 isoform X1; translation: MSQLSSTLKRYTDSSRYTDTPYSKSSYGSYTPSSYGTNLAASFLEKEKLNFKPAHSSGFLNTRPRTYGPASILDYDRGRPVLRPEVGGIIKRGESQSRITERPSGSGLSGGSNLPYGMPSSSLNYLPINSRDQVVPLTQKKSNSHSDLARDFSGLRTTDGYRMDPGPGRSPMLARTRKELCALQGLYQAASRSEYLSDYLENYGRKGSASQGPAPAPRALEALSPTYRPNGRYSLWEKGKGSSPSTSPGRDIMTSKSTQGLAGLRNLGNTCFMNSILQCLSNTRELRDYCLQRLYLRDLNSSSHAHTALMEEFAKLIQTIWTSSANDVVSPSEFKTQIQRFAPRFVGYNQQDAQEFLRFLLDGLHNEVNRVTVRPKSNPENLDHLPDEEKGRQMWRKYLEREDSRIGDLFVGQLKSSLTCTECGYCSTVFDPFWDLSLPIAKRGYPEVTLMDCMRLFTKEDVLDGDEKPTCCRCRARKRCIKKFSIQKFPKILVLHLKRFSESRIRTSKLTTFVNFPLRDLDLREFASENTNHAVYNLYAVSNHSGTTMGGHYTAYCRSPVTGEWHTFNDSSVTPMSSSQVRSSDAYLLFYELASPPSRM
- the USP2 gene encoding ubiquitin carboxyl-terminal hydrolase 2 isoform X4, with the translated sequence MTSKSTQGLAGLRNLGNTCFMNSILQCLSNTRELRDYCLQRLYLRDLNSSSHAHTALMEEFAKLIQTIWTSSANDVVSPSEFKTQIQRFAPRFVGYNQQDAQEFLRFLLDGLHNEVNRVTVRPKSNPENLDHLPDEEKGRQMWRKYLEREDSRIGDLFVGQLKSSLTCTECGYCSTVFDPFWDLSLPIAKRGYPEVTLMDCMRLFTKEDVLDGDEKPTCCRCRARKRCIKKFSIQKFPKILVLHLKRFSESRIRTSKLTTFVNFPLRDLDLREFASENTNHAVYNLYAVSNHSGTTMGGHYTAYCRSPVTGEWHTFNDSSVTPMSSSQVRSSDAYLLFYELASPPSRM
- the USP2 gene encoding ubiquitin carboxyl-terminal hydrolase 2 isoform X3, whose amino-acid sequence is MRTSYTVTLPEEPPAAPFPAFGKELRPRAPLPRSLLLSTFVGLLLNKAKTSKSTQGLAGLRNLGNTCFMNSILQCLSNTRELRDYCLQRLYLRDLNSSSHAHTALMEEFAKLIQTIWTSSANDVVSPSEFKTQIQRFAPRFVGYNQQDAQEFLRFLLDGLHNEVNRVTVRPKSNPENLDHLPDEEKGRQMWRKYLEREDSRIGDLFVGQLKSSLTCTECGYCSTVFDPFWDLSLPIAKRGYPEVTLMDCMRLFTKEDVLDGDEKPTCCRCRARKRCIKKFSIQKFPKILVLHLKRFSESRIRTSKLTTFVNFPLRDLDLREFASENTNHAVYNLYAVSNHSGTTMGGHYTAYCRSPVTGEWHTFNDSSVTPMSSSQVRSSDAYLLFYELASPPSRM